From Oscillatoria sp. FACHB-1407, a single genomic window includes:
- a CDS encoding DVUA0089 family protein, whose amino-acid sequence MISGIAICQTGYTHEILEIVTGITTMDGITPDPLNALSNGYPTLGTIDSSLFPTVQREANASSGADLSYSKLDAKPYAAAGSKAIRGLRLSTRGTRQRLVGNAGNDILDASRGAGKNFLKGNGGNDRLSAGRSDRLFGDAGNDLLDARRGRGSNLLSGGVGNDTIYAKTRETVDGGIGDDILWAGSGGSNLRGGAGRDRFWLADRTLPSSTNIIRDFQVGVDSLNVKAIPGVTQFSDLTLTQQGADTLISVQGRAIALLKGILASSLSGQQLGGGGGGSSGPTISTSNVSVSERDTGVTQAVVDVTLSAASTTPVTVSYQTVAATATASADFTPVSGTLTFAPGETAKAIAIDIINDTVDELDETFSLVLSSPVNGALGNSQAQITILDNDSSVITASATQSDGSKTNNIDAGYDFFLYDITPDGNYRRDEDGNATNDVGIYSGAIENFTGYLREVGIDPFLRFNRLGIGAEADGFDDLVISQALTLDLRAQYIPRGGTITLPDGTTEIATTNRVEYRLTNNRLRDEAGIFEWTLILSTGMFEESVIDPISAVNSIEYIIANQLLARADQIRFSVTSTTNPQGLFIVNDAININPNGIGGGTPPPRVVTRSTPPDIPRPVPYNNAIAPTNDTIATATDTGLSSSGFRRFFLFSEVGVIPTDGTSPSPTRDVDLYKVQLNVGETLTVDIDSGFPTLDSVLRIFNANGTQVAFSDDTAAPGEILGEDAYIQFQPTTAGTYYIGISGASNTAYNPFIANSGVLGDAGEYELEIVIREPNSTIATAIDVELGSSFGFFSTSTRIGDIFTLTPGVDIDFYRVQLNAGDVLAIDIDTSAFGANGVDSVLRLFNASGTQLRFSNDAAAPGEALSTDSYISYAATASGLYYIGVSGLGNSTYNPLTAAGFANGDSGFYTLILTRNA is encoded by the coding sequence TTGATTTCCGGGATCGCCATTTGCCAAACTGGATACACTCATGAAATCCTTGAAATCGTCACAGGCATCACAACAATGGACGGCATCACGCCAGATCCCCTGAATGCTCTATCAAACGGGTATCCCACTTTGGGCACCATTGATAGTAGTTTATTTCCTACGGTTCAGCGAGAGGCAAATGCAAGTTCAGGTGCAGATCTCAGCTATTCCAAGCTAGATGCCAAACCCTATGCGGCAGCAGGTTCTAAAGCGATTCGTGGGCTTCGACTTTCGACGCGTGGCACGCGACAGCGGTTAGTCGGCAATGCTGGAAACGATATTTTAGATGCATCGCGTGGAGCCGGAAAGAATTTTCTCAAGGGGAATGGAGGAAATGATCGCCTCTCAGCCGGACGCAGCGATCGCCTGTTTGGAGATGCGGGAAATGATCTTCTCGATGCGCGTCGGGGCAGAGGCAGCAATCTTCTATCGGGTGGCGTAGGCAATGACACGATTTATGCAAAGACCCGCGAGACGGTTGATGGAGGCATTGGCGATGACATTCTCTGGGCAGGTAGTGGGGGCAGTAATTTGAGGGGTGGTGCAGGGCGAGACCGCTTCTGGCTTGCCGATCGCACCCTTCCCAGTAGCACAAACATCATTCGCGATTTTCAGGTTGGCGTTGATTCCCTCAATGTAAAAGCCATTCCAGGAGTGACCCAATTTAGCGATCTGACGCTGACTCAGCAAGGTGCAGATACGCTGATTAGTGTGCAGGGACGAGCGATCGCTCTCCTTAAGGGTATTTTGGCAAGTAGTTTGTCTGGGCAACAACTGGGAGGAGGGGGTGGAGGTTCTAGCGGCCCCACGATTTCCACCAGCAATGTGAGCGTGAGTGAACGCGATACAGGAGTCACCCAGGCCGTTGTGGATGTGACCCTCAGTGCCGCCAGTACAACGCCTGTTACCGTTAGTTATCAAACCGTTGCAGCTACTGCTACTGCCAGTGCAGACTTTACCCCCGTCAGTGGAACGCTGACCTTCGCACCGGGAGAGACAGCTAAAGCGATCGCCATTGACATCATTAACGATACGGTTGATGAATTGGATGAAACTTTCAGTTTGGTCTTGAGCAGTCCCGTCAATGGAGCCCTCGGCAACAGTCAGGCACAAATCACGATTCTGGATAATGATTCCTCCGTCATTACCGCCAGTGCAACTCAAAGTGATGGCTCCAAAACCAACAACATTGACGCCGGATACGACTTCTTTCTGTATGACATCACACCCGATGGTAATTACAGACGCGACGAAGACGGCAATGCAACGAATGACGTAGGCATTTACAGTGGGGCGATCGAAAATTTCACAGGCTATCTCCGAGAAGTTGGAATCGATCCTTTCTTGAGATTTAATCGATTAGGCATTGGTGCAGAAGCAGATGGGTTTGACGATCTGGTTATTTCACAGGCATTAACGTTAGATCTGAGAGCACAATATATTCCCAGAGGGGGAACCATCACCCTGCCCGATGGCACCACTGAAATCGCGACAACTAACCGGGTTGAATATCGGTTGACTAACAATCGGTTAAGGGATGAAGCAGGCATCTTTGAGTGGACGCTGATCCTTAGCACTGGAATGTTTGAAGAATCGGTCATCGATCCCATCAGCGCAGTCAATTCCATTGAATACATCATCGCTAACCAACTTTTAGCAAGAGCCGATCAAATTCGCTTTAGTGTCACATCCACCACAAATCCACAAGGATTATTCATCGTTAATGATGCCATTAATATCAACCCCAATGGCATCGGTGGCGGAACTCCACCGCCCAGAGTGGTGACTCGCTCTACACCTCCTGACATTCCCAGACCTGTGCCCTATAACAATGCGATCGCCCCAACCAATGACACGATCGCCACTGCCACGGATACAGGCTTAAGCAGTAGCGGATTCCGTCGATTTTTCTTATTCAGTGAGGTGGGTGTGATTCCGACGGATGGAACCAGTCCTAGCCCAACACGCGATGTTGATCTGTACAAGGTGCAGTTAAATGTTGGAGAAACACTTACCGTTGATATTGATAGTGGTTTTCCGACCCTTGATTCAGTGTTGCGAATATTTAACGCCAATGGCACACAAGTTGCCTTTAGCGACGACACAGCCGCACCCGGTGAGATTTTAGGAGAAGATGCCTACATCCAATTTCAACCGACTACAGCGGGAACCTATTACATTGGGATTAGTGGAGCCAGCAACACCGCTTATAACCCATTCATTGCCAACAGTGGCGTTTTAGGGGATGCAGGTGAATATGAACTGGAAATAGTGATTCGTGAGCCAAATAGTACGATCGCAACTGCCATTGATGTTGAGCTAGGTAGCTCTTTTGGATTTTTCTCAACTTCAACTCGTATCGGTGACATTTTCACCTTGACCCCAGGAGTTGATATTGACTTTTATCGGGTACAGCTAAATGCAGGAGATGTTTTGGCGATTGATATTGATACAAGTGCTTTTGGAGCAAATGGAGTGGACTCCGTGCTGAGGTTGTTTAATGCCAGTGGCACTCAACTGCGTTTTAGTAACGATGCTGCTGCCCCTGGTGAAGCTCTTTCAACTGACTCCTATATTTCATACGCGGCTACTGCATCGGGTCTTTACTACATTGGTGTCAGTGGATTGGGAAATTCTACTTACAATCCACTGACAGCAGCGGGTTTCGCGAATGGAGACTCTGGGTTTTACACCCTTATCCTGACCCGAAATGCTTAA
- a CDS encoding DVUA0089 family protein, which translates to MDNAIALNGVTPLFPSSFGSNPLTNGLLPTPQNSGINLNNRLDVGSSSISKAVSRRGIRLSTRGSRQRMMGTAGDDILDAVRGGGNNFLKGNAGNDRLSVGQRDRAFGDAGNDLLDARRGRGSNILFAGAGNDTVYAKTRDTADGGVGDDILWAGVGGSNLRGGAGRDRFWIADRTLPTGVNTIKDFQLGTDTIGVSAIPGVTQFSDLTLTQQGTDTLISAQGKAIALLSGITASSLTVQNFVGLQPSQIQPSNLILTTSTSNISVSERDTGTTTAVVEVTLGAASTTPVTVNYQTVAGTATANEDFTPVNATLTFAPGETTKAIAIDIINDTRDEFDETFNVVLSNPTNATLANTQAQITILDNDITTITANGIQGDGGKFDAAIGYRFNLYDITATGNYRADEDGNLNNNVGIFSNAVEDFRATLQFYGGNPFLKFERLQIAGERNSYYDVFIPEQLTLNLEARFFPRGSTITLLDGTSEVAAIDRIEYRLTNDRLRDVAGLTEWTLILDEELIGESIIDPVKAVNSIEYIVANSLLGRADQVRFSGISELNPQQIVSEQNSLDYHQATASSSNPASSPRVVTQSTPVAIPRPTPYYSTIAPINDTLAHASDTELSRNGFRQFNLSTQIGGNPTPSGSPPSQDVDLYKVQMNAGEVITIDIDWASSLDSILRVFNASGTQLAFSDNNAAPGESLQDDAYIQFQAITTGTYYIGVSGASNVAYNPLIANSGTLGDSGSYTLTIEICEPNNTIATAFDTSVSIYSSYTTTAQIGDNLGASPGLDVDFYKVYLNSGDLLEVSTDTDNLAAGIDKVDTYLRLFNASGVQLTQNDDNFSSGSGSSTDSFMGFRASTEGTYYIGVSGYNNATYDPLTGTGGASGDTGFYSVTVWRSR; encoded by the coding sequence ATGGATAACGCGATCGCCCTTAACGGAGTTACGCCCCTCTTCCCATCCAGTTTTGGCTCTAATCCGTTAACGAACGGTTTGTTACCCACCCCGCAAAACTCTGGTATCAATTTAAACAATCGATTGGATGTAGGTAGCTCATCTATTTCAAAAGCAGTATCGCGTCGTGGCATTCGGCTTTCAACTCGCGGTAGCCGACAGCGCATGATGGGAACGGCAGGCGACGATATTCTAGACGCTGTTCGGGGAGGCGGAAATAATTTCCTCAAAGGCAATGCTGGAAACGATCGCCTCTCTGTGGGTCAACGCGATCGCGCCTTTGGCGATGCCGGAAATGACCTCCTCGATGCGCGTCGAGGCAGAGGCAGCAATATCTTGTTCGCTGGAGCAGGCAACGATACAGTTTATGCCAAAACGCGCGATACAGCCGATGGTGGCGTTGGCGATGATATTCTCTGGGCAGGGGTTGGAGGTAGCAACTTAAGAGGGGGTGCAGGCCGCGATCGCTTTTGGATTGCCGATCGCACTCTCCCAACTGGCGTTAACACCATCAAAGATTTTCAACTGGGAACCGACACAATTGGTGTAAGTGCGATTCCGGGAGTGACGCAGTTTAGCGATTTGACTCTAACGCAACAGGGAACCGATACGCTGATTAGCGCACAAGGAAAGGCGATCGCGCTTCTCTCTGGCATTACGGCTAGCAGTTTAACGGTTCAAAACTTTGTTGGATTGCAGCCTTCTCAAATTCAACCTTCTAATTTGATACTAACAACTTCAACTAGCAATATTAGCGTCAGCGAACGAGATACAGGCACCACAACCGCTGTTGTTGAAGTCACGCTCGGTGCGGCTAGCACGACTCCTGTCACGGTTAACTATCAAACCGTTGCGGGCACTGCCACTGCCAACGAAGATTTCACTCCCGTTAATGCAACGCTCACCTTCGCACCGGGAGAAACGACGAAAGCGATCGCGATCGACATCATCAACGATACTCGCGATGAGTTTGATGAAACGTTTAATGTTGTGTTGAGCAATCCCACCAATGCAACGCTGGCAAACACTCAAGCGCAAATCACCATTTTGGATAATGACATCACCACAATCACAGCAAACGGTATTCAAGGTGATGGTGGAAAGTTTGATGCTGCAATCGGCTATCGATTTAATTTGTATGACATCACAGCAACAGGTAACTATCGAGCTGATGAAGACGGAAATCTCAATAATAATGTCGGCATCTTTAGTAATGCAGTCGAAGACTTTAGGGCGACTCTACAATTCTATGGGGGTAATCCTTTCTTAAAGTTTGAGCGATTACAAATCGCTGGAGAGAGAAATAGTTACTATGATGTGTTTATCCCAGAACAACTGACTCTGAATTTAGAAGCAAGATTTTTTCCTAGAGGGTCTACAATCACCTTACTAGATGGCACATCTGAGGTGGCAGCAATCGATCGCATCGAATACCGATTAACAAACGATCGCTTGAGAGATGTAGCTGGACTAACCGAATGGACTTTGATTCTGGATGAAGAGCTAATCGGAGAATCTATCATTGATCCAGTGAAAGCTGTGAACTCTATCGAATACATCGTTGCTAATTCACTCTTGGGCAGAGCCGATCAAGTTCGATTTAGTGGGATATCAGAACTCAATCCCCAACAAATCGTTAGTGAACAAAATAGTCTCGATTATCATCAAGCCACGGCTAGTTCAAGTAACCCTGCCTCATCACCCAGAGTAGTGACTCAATCGACTCCTGTCGCTATCCCTCGACCTACGCCGTACTATTCAACGATCGCACCCATTAACGACACCCTTGCCCATGCATCTGATACAGAGTTAAGCCGCAATGGATTCCGCCAATTTAATCTATCAACTCAAATAGGAGGCAACCCAACTCCGTCGGGAAGTCCTCCCAGTCAAGACGTAGACCTTTACAAGGTGCAAATGAATGCTGGAGAGGTCATCACAATCGATATTGATTGGGCATCATCGCTGGACTCAATTTTGAGGGTGTTTAACGCTAGTGGCACTCAATTGGCGTTTAGTGATAACAATGCAGCACCTGGAGAAAGTTTACAAGATGATGCTTACATCCAATTTCAAGCTATTACGACAGGAACGTATTACATTGGGGTCAGTGGAGCTAGCAATGTCGCTTACAATCCACTGATCGCCAATAGTGGTACTCTTGGAGACAGTGGAAGCTACACTCTCACAATTGAAATTTGTGAGCCTAACAACACGATCGCCACAGCATTCGATACCTCAGTTAGTATCTATAGCAGCTACACCACAACAGCTCAGATTGGAGATAATTTAGGAGCTTCTCCAGGGTTAGACGTTGACTTCTACAAGGTGTACCTTAACAGCGGAGATCTCCTTGAAGTCTCGACCGACACTGATAATCTTGCAGCAGGTATTGATAAAGTAGATACCTATTTGCGGCTGTTTAATGCTAGTGGTGTGCAACTTACCCAAAATGATGACAATTTTAGTTCGGGTAGCGGATCGTCTACTGACTCGTTTATGGGCTTTAGAGCTAGCACCGAAGGAACCTATTACATCGGGGTCAGTGGATACAACAATGCGACTTATGACCCATTAACGGGAACAGGTGGTGCGAGTGGAGACACAGGGTTTTATAGCGTTACTGTTTGGCGATCGCGCTAA